From one Candidatus Kaelpia aquatica genomic stretch:
- the argS gene encoding arginine--tRNA ligase has protein sequence MLNIEDRLKEYLVEIAAGWGIGDLDLEVGTPRSREYGDLSTNIALKLSKPLKKSPKDIAASILPKLKEDFKDVFDNIEIVEPGFINFYFSTEYLYGFLGDILKDERVFLNNIGKGKKVLIEFVSANPTGPLSIAHGRQAAIGAALARILSSSGYRVDREYYVNDEGNQINLLGESLRVRCLELLGKESELPGEGYQGEYLIDVAEKIVKDEKLSIEEIENRELNYFSEYALEWILSGIKGSLSDFGVDFEGWVSQRDIAAKSSMEDVITKLKSKGHIYEQNKALWFKSSDFGDSQDRVVIKHDGSYTYFIADIAYHLDKYKRDYDLLIDIWGPDHHGYIKRVEAALDALGYEARRLKVLIVQLATLYRDGKPIKLSTRRNETITLDEVLSEIGSDATLFFLLNRKLDSHLDFDLEFAKKKTMDNPVYYIQYAHARISSIISFAQQNNIDLREPLSSDITASLRESEEKDILRSLVQFSRIIKIAALTMEPSFIAAYLYELAQQFHGFYNKHRVVTDSAALTKARLYVCSAIQIVLKKGLGLLGISAPDSM, from the coding sequence ATGTTAAATATAGAAGATAGATTAAAAGAATATCTGGTTGAGATTGCAGCTGGCTGGGGTATTGGCGATTTGGATCTTGAGGTTGGTACTCCTCGCTCTAGGGAGTATGGGGATCTCTCAACCAATATAGCCTTGAAACTATCTAAACCTTTAAAAAAGAGCCCCAAAGATATAGCAGCCAGCATACTACCAAAGCTTAAAGAAGATTTTAAGGATGTTTTTGATAACATCGAGATTGTAGAGCCGGGATTTATAAACTTCTATTTCTCAACGGAGTATCTTTATGGATTTTTAGGGGACATATTAAAAGATGAGAGAGTGTTTTTAAATAATATAGGGAAAGGTAAGAAGGTCCTTATTGAGTTTGTATCTGCGAATCCAACAGGTCCGCTTTCCATCGCTCACGGGAGACAGGCAGCTATAGGCGCTGCATTAGCCAGGATACTTAGCTCTTCGGGTTACAGGGTAGATAGAGAGTATTATGTCAACGATGAGGGTAATCAGATAAATCTTCTGGGCGAGTCTTTACGGGTAAGGTGTTTAGAGCTTCTTGGAAAAGAATCGGAGCTACCTGGTGAAGGTTATCAAGGTGAATATTTAATTGATGTAGCAGAAAAGATAGTGAAGGATGAGAAACTAAGCATAGAAGAGATAGAAAACAGAGAGCTGAATTATTTCTCTGAGTATGCCCTTGAATGGATTCTATCTGGGATTAAAGGTTCTCTTTCTGATTTTGGGGTCGATTTTGAAGGCTGGGTCTCACAGAGAGATATTGCTGCCAAGAGCTCTATGGAAGATGTTATAACCAAGCTTAAGTCTAAGGGTCATATATATGAGCAGAATAAAGCATTATGGTTTAAATCCAGCGATTTTGGCGATAGTCAGGATAGAGTTGTTATTAAACATGATGGAAGTTACACTTATTTTATTGCTGATATTGCCTACCATCTGGATAAATACAAGAGAGATTATGATCTTCTAATAGATATTTGGGGCCCCGATCATCATGGTTATATCAAAAGAGTCGAAGCTGCCTTAGATGCTTTAGGTTATGAGGCAAGGAGACTAAAAGTTTTGATTGTTCAGCTAGCTACGCTATATAGAGACGGCAAGCCTATTAAGCTCTCGACTAGGCGCAATGAGACTATAACCCTAGATGAGGTTCTATCTGAGATTGGTTCTGACGCAACGCTCTTTTTTCTTTTGAACAGAAAACTGGATAGTCATCTTGATTTTGACTTAGAGTTTGCTAAAAAGAAGACCATGGATAACCCTGTATATTATATTCAATATGCACATGCTAGAATCTCAAGTATTATAAGTTTTGCGCAGCAGAATAACATAGATTTAAGAGAGCCTCTATCTTCTGATATAACAGCTAGCTTAAGAGAGTCAGAGGAAAAAGATATCTTGCGCAGCTTGGTGCAGTTTTCTAGAATAATAAAGATAGCTGCTCTTACAATGGAGCCTTCTTTTATTGCGGCATATCTATACGAGCTCGCTCAGCAGTTTCACGGTTTTTATAATAAACATAGAGTTGTTACAGATTCTGCTGCATTGACAAAAGCGCGGCTCTATGTCTGTTCTGCAATCCAAATTGTGCTAAAGAAAGGATTAGGATTGCTCGGGATATCTGCTCCCGATAGCATGTAG